A part of Cytophagia bacterium CHB2 genomic DNA contains:
- a CDS encoding heavy-metal-associated domain-containing protein codes for MVKRLFLALALGFALTACSESEQSQAAGNAEPVRTSEAKINVPTVQCGSCQANIESALKELEGVKSAKVDLDAKIASVSYDAMEADLAALENAIAMAGYDANNVKRDSTAYAELDACCKMPEDR; via the coding sequence ATGGTAAAACGCCTTTTCCTCGCGCTCGCACTTGGTTTTGCACTCACGGCTTGCAGCGAATCTGAACAAAGCCAGGCCGCCGGCAATGCAGAGCCGGTGCGCACCTCGGAGGCCAAAATCAACGTGCCAACAGTGCAATGCGGCAGTTGTCAGGCCAATATCGAAAGCGCATTAAAAGAATTGGAAGGAGTAAAATCAGCAAAAGTTGATTTGGATGCAAAAATCGCGTCGGTGAGTTATGATGCGATGGAAGCTGATTTGGCGGCATTGGAAAATGCCATCGCCATGGCGGGGTATGATGCCAACAATGTCAAGCGTGATTCAACGGCTTATGCCGAGCTTGATGCGTGTTGCAAAATGCCGGAAGACCGCTGA